One segment of Solanum stenotomum isolate F172 chromosome 1, ASM1918654v1, whole genome shotgun sequence DNA contains the following:
- the LOC125875324 gene encoding uncharacterized protein LOC125875324 gives MVAAVRINSLKSLTYTPFLSSLNSFNCPWSFVSIPRKHSRLRPLLSQMAAAGEVEPQIIDSHLHVWASPQEAAEKYPYFPGQEPSLTGHVDFLLECMEEAGVDGALIVQPINHKFDHSYVTSVLKKFPSKFVGCCLANPAEDRSGIKHLEDLVLKDGYRAVRFNPYLWPSGEKMTNEIGKALFSKAGELGVPVGFMCMKGLLLHLQEIEELCTEFPSTVVLLDHLAFCKPPKNDEERRGYSELLKLSRFPQVYVKFSALFRVSRNPYPYEDLSQVLPQLVSSYGANRIMWGSDFPYVVAECGYKEAREAVSYLAKQGHLPSSATEWIMGKTIMQLFDGKWSSVAN, from the exons ATGGTAGCAGCAGTGAGAATAAACTCACTAAAGTCATTGACATATACTCCATTTCTCTCTTCTCTAAATAGCTTCAATTGCCCATGGTCTTTTGTATCTAttccaagaaaacattcaaGATTAAGACCCTTATTGAGTCAAATGGCAGCAGCTGGTGAAGTAGAGCCACAAATCATTGACTCACATTTACATGTCTGGGCATCCCCACAAGAG GCTGCAGAAAAGTACCCCTATTTTCCTGGTCAAGAACCTAGTTTGACTGGTCATGTCGATTTCCTGCTTGAG TGTATGGAAGAAGCAGGTGTGGATGGAGCCCTTATTGTTCAGCCCATTAATCATAAGTTTGATCATTCTTATGTTACTAG TGTGCTGAAGAAGTTCCCTTCCAAATTTGTCGGTTGTTGCCTCGCAAATCCAGCAGAAGATAGAAGTGGGATAAAGCATCTTGAAGATCTGGTTTTAAAG GATGGTTATCGTGCTGTTCGCTTTAATCCGTATCTTTGGCCTTCCGGTGAAAAG ATGACAAATGAAATTGGGAAGGCACTATTCTCAAAGGCCGGAGAGCTTGGAGTGCCAGTCGGTTTCATGTGTATGAAG GGTCTACTTTTACATTTGCAAGAAATTGAGGAGCTGTGCACAGAATTTCCCTCGACTGTAGTTTTGCTTGATCATTTGGCTTTCTGTAAGCCCCCAAA AAATGATGAAGAAAGACGAGGTTACTCAGAGCTGTTAAAGCTTTCAAGATTCCCACAG GTATATGTAAAGTTCAGTGCTTTGTTCAGAGTGTCGAGAAATCCTTATCCATATGAGGACTTGTCTCAAGTTCTTCCCCAACTAGTCTCCAGTTATGGTGCAAATCGTATCATGTGGGGAAG TGATTTCCCCTACGTTGTTGCCGAATGTGGGTATAAAGAAGCAAGAGAAGCAGTTTCTTATCTGGCTAAGCAAGGACATTTACCTTCTTCTGCCACGGAGTGGATCATGGGTAAAACAATTATGCAGCTCTTTGACGGAAAATGGAGTTCTGTAGCTAATTGA